A window of Castanea sativa cultivar Marrone di Chiusa Pesio chromosome 1, ASM4071231v1 contains these coding sequences:
- the LOC142622483 gene encoding translation initiation factor eIF2B subunit delta has translation MDSRRASRTVSDPKIRQVGFFAPPPDRSFSGPPDPISTSTPYPATTTTAAKSPSSPPISDLSPTGNSLPPVMIPPPRHSSDTTHRLVPSPLRRDTLSLTVGSNSNNNNNISSSPSGGFDLTAVKASSVPASGLTTVSVLKTLPPGFTETIVEKVGGSVEIQNDLPANSKPLKERTSKAERRALQEAQRAAKAAAKAEGSKLPATTSGAAASANVKPAKATKPSSQKNDSATVASSEKKGGDRPPEKDRKKDAPHPRMQYDDKSRVEKAKRRAVVKQTEARNRVELFRHLPQYEHGTQLPDLESKFFQLDPVHPVVYKVGLQYISGDISGGNARCIAMLQAFQEAIKDYSTPDEKTVTRDLTAKINSYVSFLNECRPLSISMGNAIRFLKNRIAKLPLTLSESEAKAFLRSDIEQFINEKIILADKVIVKHAVTKIRDGDVLLTYGSSSAVEMILLHAHELGKQFRVVIVDSRPKLEGQLLLRRLVGKGLSCTYANINAVSYIMHEVTTVFLGASSVLSNGTVYSRVGTACVAMVAHEFRVPVLVCCEAYKFHERVQLDSICSNELGDPDAISKVPGKEDINYLDGCTNSENLQLLNLIYDATPSDYVSMIVTDYGMVPPTSVPVIVREYCRDQVWI, from the exons ATGGACTCTCGCCGAGCCTCACGCACTGTCAGCGACCCTAAGATCCGCCAAGTCGGATTCTTCGCTCCACCACCCGACCGCTCCTTCTCGGGCCCACCCGACCCGATCTCCACCTCCACCCCATACCCCGCCACTACCACCACCGCCGCCAAGTCCCCCTCTTCTCCTCCAATCTCCGACCTCTCTCCCACCGGCAACTCGCTCCCTCCGGTCATGATCCCTCCGCCGCGTCACTCCTCCGACACCACTCACCGTCTGGTTCCCTCCCCTCTCCGCCGTGACACTCTCTCCCTCACCGTCGGaagcaacagcaacaacaacaacaacatctcGTCCTCTCCCAGCGGAGGGTTTGATCTCACCGCCGTCAAGGCCAGTAGCGTCCCCGCCAGTGGCTTGACCACCGTCTCCGTCCTCAAAACCTTGCCTCCTGGTTTCACTG AAACAATTGTAGAAAAAGTAGGAGGATCAGTTGAAATACAAAATGACCTACCTGCAAACTCGAAGCCACTGAAGGAGAGAACTTCGAAAGCTGAAAGGCGTGCCCTTCAAGAGGCACAGCGAGCTGCAAAAGCTGCTGCAAAAG CTGAAGGAAGTAAATTACCTGCTACTACTTCTGGGGCAGCGGCTTCAGCAAATGTGAAACCAGCTAAAGCCACAAAGCCTTCTTCACAAAAGAATGACAGTGCTACAGTTGCATCTTCTGAGAAGAAGGGAGGTGACCGACCACCagagaaagatagaaagaaagatGCTCCTCATCCACGTATGCAATATGATGATAAGAGCCGAGTTGAAAAGGCAAAAAGGCGTGCAGTGGTAAAACAAACTGAAGCTAGGAACAGAGTTGAATTGTTTAGGCATTTGCCTCAATATGAACATGGAACTCAGCTTCCTGATCTCGAGTCAAAGTTTTTCCAACTTGATCCCGTGCATCCTGTTGTTTACAAG GTTGGATTACAGTATATATCAGGGGATATATCTGGTGGCAATGCTCGTTGCATCGCAATGCTTCAAGCATTTCAAGAGGCTATCAAAGACTACTCAACACCAGATGAAAAAACTGTGACTAGAGACTTAACTGCAAAAATAAATAGTTATGTTTCATTTCTTAATGAGTGCAGGCCTCTTTCAATCAGCATGGGTAATGCAATTAGGTTTCTAAAGAATCGAATTGCTAAGTTACCTTTGACACTTTCTGAGTCAGAAGCAAAAGCATTTCTTCGGTCAGATATTGAGCAATTCATAAATGAGAAGATCATACTTGCAGACAAGGTGATAGTCAAGCATGCTGTTACAAAAATAAGGGATGGTGATGTTCTTCTTACATATGGGTCATCTTCTGCTGTTGAAATGATTCTATTACATGCCCATGAGCTTGGCAAACAGTTCCGTGTTGTAATAGTGGACTCTCGCCCCAAGCTTGAGGGGCAACTTTTACTTCGTAGGTTGGTGGGAAAGGGCCTTAGCTGTACTTACGCTAATATAAATGCTGTTTCTTATATCATGCATGAAGTTACTACAGTTTTTCTGGGAGCTTCATCAGTATTATCTAATGGAACAGTTTATTCAAGAGTTGGAACTGCATGTGTTGCTATGGTTGCCCATGAATTTCGAGTACCAGTCTTAGTATGTTGCGAGGCATATAAATTTCATGAAAGGGTACAACTTGATTCAATATGCTCGAATGAACTTG GTGATCCAGATGCCATTTCGAAAGTTCCTGGTAAAGAGGACATTAACTACTTGGATGGTTGCACTAATAGTGAAAATTTGCAACTTCTGAATCTGAT TTATGATGCAACACCTTCAGATTATGTTTCAATGATAGTCACAGATTATGGCATG GTCCCACCCACCAGTGTGCCTGTCATTGTGCGAGAATATTGTAGAGATCAAGTATGGATATAG